A single Pirellulales bacterium DNA region contains:
- a CDS encoding type II secretion system protein, whose product MPARTHLPSRIGFTLVELLVVISIIGVLIGLLLPAVQQSREAGLTQCANNEKQLMLAVQICADGASGRLPPSNFFKVVNLASGNLAEGSAFFALLPFYDEVNLYKALIVDIPQPGYLGAEFTPLSMHICPSDPTINGGIGSVAPNPLRTRGNPSILREPAISSSAPVRNVERLLSRPRRH is encoded by the coding sequence ATGCCGGCCCGCACGCATTTACCGTCGCGCATTGGTTTCACGTTGGTCGAATTGCTGGTCGTGATTTCGATTATCGGGGTGTTGATTGGCCTGTTGCTGCCGGCGGTGCAGCAATCACGCGAGGCGGGGCTGACGCAGTGCGCCAACAATGAAAAGCAACTCATGTTGGCCGTACAGATTTGCGCCGACGGCGCGAGCGGGCGGCTGCCGCCGTCGAATTTCTTCAAGGTCGTCAATCTGGCGAGCGGCAACCTGGCCGAGGGAAGCGCATTCTTTGCCCTCTTGCCGTTTTACGATGAAGTGAATCTATATAAGGCGCTAATCGTCGATATTCCTCAGCCCGGCTATTTGGGCGCCGAATTCACACCGCTGTCGATGCACATTTGCCCCTCCGATCCGACGATCAACGGCGGCATTGGGAGCGTCGCGCCGAACCCGCTCAGGACACGTGGGAACCCCTCAATTTTGCGTGAACCGGCGATTAGCTCGTCGGCTCCGGTTCGCAACGTGGAGCGATTGCTTTCGCGGCCACGCCGACACTGA
- a CDS encoding cation:proton antiporter, translating into MHNSLLQLACIIVLGVVAQWSAWRLRVPSILLLLGLGIIAGPLTGFLQPDRLLGQLLLPVVSLSVAVILFEGGLSLKLRELRTVGGVVLRLMTVGVLATGTITILSAHYLLALPWPLAAVLGAILVVTGPTVIGPLLRHLRLGGQAGSILKWEGIAIDPIGAMLAVLIFAAVRAGGVSEAAGALLKGFLLTALIGGGLGAGATLAFLIPLRRYWVPDSLQNPVALAALFAVFTLANLLQPEAGLLAVTVMGIGLANQKHVTIKHLVEFKENLSLLLVSCLFLILAARLRIADLRGVGLRSVAFLAVLILVARPAAVFVSTVRSGLSWRERLFLSAMAPRGIVAASVVSVFALELNAAGFPQADRMVPITFFVIIGTVLLYGLSAAPLAKLLKLAEPNPQGVLLVGANPLARAMAQTLQSDGIPALLVDSDWANISAARQAGLQTFFGSILAEHTINQIDFGNLGHLLALTENDEVNSLACLRFIEIFGRRGVFQLPFAQSVQGRREAVSLDQRGRLLFGDGLTYLHLAERFGDDPIGRATHLTKEFDFDEFTKLHGDELVPMLVVNQAGEVIPLTIVDPPKPQPGDTVISVGVAAKAIAPRCEPEPTS; encoded by the coding sequence ATGCATAATTCGCTACTTCAACTTGCCTGCATTATCGTTCTTGGGGTGGTTGCCCAATGGTCGGCATGGCGGTTGCGCGTACCGTCAATTCTGCTCTTGCTGGGCTTGGGAATAATTGCGGGCCCATTGACTGGCTTTTTGCAGCCGGACCGATTGTTGGGCCAACTGTTGTTGCCAGTCGTATCGCTCTCCGTGGCGGTGATATTGTTCGAGGGGGGCCTGTCGCTGAAGCTCCGCGAACTGCGGACGGTCGGCGGCGTGGTGTTGCGGCTGATGACCGTTGGCGTGTTGGCTACAGGGACGATCACGATCCTCAGCGCCCATTACCTGCTTGCATTGCCGTGGCCGTTGGCCGCCGTTTTGGGCGCGATTCTCGTCGTCACCGGCCCGACAGTCATTGGCCCGCTGTTGCGCCATTTGCGATTGGGGGGCCAAGCGGGTTCGATTCTCAAATGGGAAGGGATCGCGATCGACCCGATCGGGGCAATGCTCGCCGTGTTGATCTTTGCCGCGGTGCGGGCCGGGGGTGTTAGCGAGGCCGCCGGTGCTCTACTGAAGGGATTCTTGCTTACGGCATTGATTGGCGGCGGGCTCGGCGCCGGAGCAACGCTGGCATTTCTGATTCCGCTCAGGCGTTACTGGGTGCCTGACTCGTTGCAAAATCCCGTGGCGCTCGCCGCGCTTTTTGCAGTCTTCACGCTCGCGAACCTTTTGCAGCCGGAAGCCGGATTGCTGGCCGTCACGGTGATGGGCATTGGGTTGGCCAATCAGAAGCACGTGACGATCAAACATCTCGTCGAATTCAAAGAGAATTTGAGCTTGTTGCTCGTGTCGTGCTTGTTTTTGATTCTCGCTGCCCGATTGCGCATCGCCGATTTGCGCGGTGTCGGTCTTCGCAGTGTTGCTTTTCTGGCCGTGCTGATTCTCGTCGCGCGGCCCGCGGCCGTGTTCGTGTCGACGGTCCGATCGGGGCTCAGCTGGCGCGAGCGGCTGTTTCTTTCGGCCATGGCGCCGCGGGGGATTGTCGCAGCATCGGTGGTGTCGGTGTTTGCGCTCGAATTGAACGCAGCCGGTTTTCCGCAGGCCGACCGCATGGTTCCCATCACGTTTTTTGTAATCATTGGCACAGTGCTGCTATACGGCTTGAGCGCGGCGCCGCTGGCAAAGCTGCTCAAACTTGCCGAACCGAATCCGCAGGGCGTGCTTCTGGTCGGCGCCAATCCGCTCGCGCGGGCGATGGCTCAAACGCTGCAAAGCGACGGAATCCCGGCCTTATTGGTCGATTCCGATTGGGCCAATATTTCCGCCGCCCGGCAGGCCGGCCTGCAAACCTTTTTTGGAAGTATTCTGGCCGAGCACACGATCAACCAGATCGATTTCGGCAATCTCGGCCATTTGCTTGCGCTCACCGAAAACGACGAGGTCAATTCGCTCGCTTGCCTGCGTTTCATCGAGATATTTGGCCGCCGCGGCGTGTTTCAATTACCGTTCGCGCAATCGGTGCAAGGCCGTCGTGAGGCAGTGTCGCTCGATCAGCGCGGCCGGCTTCTGTTCGGCGACGGACTGACCTATTTGCACTTGGCGGAGCGATTCGGAGACGATCCCATTGGCCGGGCGACACATCTGACCAAGGAATTCGACTTCGACGAATTCACCAAGCTCCACGGCGATGAACTGGTGCCAATGCTGGTCGTGAATCAGGCCGGGGAAGTGATTCCACTGACGATCGTCGATCCGCCGAAACCGCAGCCCGGCGACACAGTGATCAGTGTCGGCGTGGCCGCGAAAGCAATCGCTCCACGTTGCGAACCGGAGCCGACGAGCTAA
- a CDS encoding glycosyltransferase, whose amino-acid sequence MSHSLLNHAIESYSSAQPWADAFAPRAPVARVRVLHLINGEHYAGAERVQDLLALRLPEFGVDPELACLKPGRFPILRRSQFTPLHEMPMRGRFDLRPARRLAQLLRDEGFDLLHTHTPRAALVGHLAARLSGVPMVHHVHGQTATEVRRRWWTGLMARVERMCVARAAAVIAVSPSAARYIASHGVAESRLHVVPNGVPSHDTLSDRPLPSGEWTLGTIALFRPRKGLETVLHAIGLLRRRGFAVRLRAVGSFETLEYRDEVLRYATELDVAADVDWLGFQSDIDRQLAKMDLLVFPSVLAEGLPMVPLEAMAAGVPIVASRVDGVTDLVRDGIEGLLCRPGDAEDLADAVARFVRGESDWHVMRQRAYRRQKDDFSDRAMAATIAQLYHDVIRA is encoded by the coding sequence ATGTCGCACTCGCTGCTGAACCACGCGATTGAATCCTATTCGAGCGCCCAGCCGTGGGCCGACGCTTTCGCTCCGCGCGCTCCCGTTGCGCGGGTTCGGGTGCTGCATCTGATCAACGGCGAGCATTATGCCGGCGCAGAGCGCGTTCAAGATCTGCTCGCGCTGCGGCTGCCGGAGTTTGGAGTCGATCCGGAATTGGCTTGCCTGAAGCCGGGCCGGTTTCCAATCTTGCGGCGATCGCAATTCACGCCGCTGCATGAAATGCCGATGCGCGGACGGTTCGATCTTCGCCCGGCCAGACGCTTGGCCCAGCTTTTGCGCGACGAAGGGTTCGATCTGCTGCACACGCACACTCCACGTGCGGCGCTGGTGGGCCATTTGGCCGCCCGGCTTTCCGGAGTGCCCATGGTGCATCATGTTCACGGCCAAACGGCGACGGAAGTCCGCCGCCGCTGGTGGACCGGGCTGATGGCTCGGGTCGAGCGCATGTGCGTGGCGCGGGCGGCGGCCGTGATTGCCGTGTCGCCAAGCGCCGCCCGATACATCGCTTCCCACGGCGTCGCCGAATCGCGGTTGCACGTGGTGCCGAACGGTGTGCCGTCGCACGACACGCTGTCGGACCGGCCGTTGCCCAGTGGAGAATGGACCCTCGGCACGATCGCGCTGTTTCGGCCGCGAAAGGGATTGGAAACGGTGCTACATGCGATCGGCTTGCTGCGCCGCCGGGGCTTTGCAGTGCGGCTGCGAGCCGTGGGGTCGTTCGAAACGCTCGAATACCGAGATGAAGTGCTGCGCTACGCGACCGAGTTGGACGTCGCAGCTGATGTCGATTGGCTCGGCTTCCAATCGGATATCGATCGGCAATTGGCGAAGATGGATCTGCTGGTATTTCCGAGCGTGTTGGCCGAGGGGCTGCCGATGGTGCCGCTCGAGGCGATGGCGGCGGGAGTGCCGATCGTTGCCAGCCGCGTCGACGGCGTGACAGATTTAGTGCGCGATGGGATCGAAGGTTTGTTGTGTCGCCCCGGCGATGCCGAGGATCTGGCCGATGCCGTGGCCCGGTTCGTCCGCGGCGAATCCGATTGGCATGTGATGCGGCAGCGGGCCTATCGCCGACAGAAAGATGATTTTTCCGACCGCGCGATGGCCGCGACGATCGCCCAGCTTTATCACGACGTGATCCGAGCATGA
- a CDS encoding WecB/TagA/CpsF family glycosyltransferase: MNDCLASASEHSHGAVAEADAPPRRVRLFGVKIDPLYMTDAIDRLLMWARDCDRRCRYVVTPNADHVVLVQEHEGLQQAYADADLVLVDGMPVLLAAKLLRRGIPERVAGSDLVPALFSAASLRFSAKSETVSTEALRIYLLGAAPGVAERAAANIERRWSGVHVVGCHSPGIGFEKRPEENAAILSRVAAAEPDVLIVGLGAPKQELWVHAHRDRIAAPVALCVGATIDFLAGERKRAPRWMRRIGLEWLHRMASEPRRLATRYCRDAVRLPGLVLREWAAGRE; the protein is encoded by the coding sequence ATGAACGATTGCCTTGCCAGCGCGAGCGAGCATTCCCACGGCGCGGTCGCGGAAGCCGACGCGCCGCCGCGGCGCGTGCGGCTGTTTGGGGTGAAAATCGATCCGCTCTACATGACCGACGCGATCGATCGGCTTTTGATGTGGGCCCGCGACTGCGATCGCCGCTGCCGCTACGTTGTGACGCCGAATGCCGATCACGTCGTGCTGGTGCAGGAGCACGAAGGACTGCAACAGGCGTACGCGGATGCCGATCTCGTGCTGGTCGATGGCATGCCGGTGCTGCTGGCGGCGAAGCTCTTGCGGCGGGGCATCCCGGAACGGGTGGCCGGCAGCGATTTGGTGCCGGCGTTGTTTAGCGCCGCTTCGCTCCGATTCTCGGCTAAGAGCGAAACGGTCTCCACGGAAGCGTTGCGGATATATTTGCTCGGAGCGGCGCCGGGAGTGGCGGAGCGCGCGGCGGCCAATATCGAACGACGGTGGTCAGGAGTTCACGTCGTCGGCTGTCATAGCCCCGGCATTGGATTCGAAAAGCGGCCTGAAGAAAATGCCGCTATTCTTAGCCGTGTTGCGGCTGCGGAGCCCGACGTGTTGATCGTCGGGCTGGGGGCGCCCAAGCAGGAACTATGGGTGCACGCCCATCGTGATCGGATCGCCGCGCCGGTGGCCCTCTGCGTCGGCGCGACGATCGACTTTCTGGCGGGAGAACGGAAGCGGGCTCCGCGCTGGATGCGGCGAATCGGCCTCGAATGGCTGCACCGCATGGCCAGCGAACCGCGCCGTCTGGCAACGCGCTATTGCCGCGACGCCGTGCGCTTGCCTGGCCTCGTGCTGCGCGAATGGGCGGCTGGGCGCGAGTGA
- a CDS encoding TIGR00730 family Rossman fold protein, producing the protein MTIDPAENQAAILRSSSYRLAQDDIELLARPELRPVRMQLELLKPELLLESEQVRSTIVVYGSTQVVERERAEERAARARAAAAASSGDAELEREIVRSERLLAKSNYYDAAREFARIVSTSCQIDGLCDYVIVTGGGPGIMEAANRGAFDVDARSIGLNISLPHEQAPNPYVTPNLCFQFHYFALRKMHFLLRAKALVAFPGGFGTLDEMFDALTLRQTRRMQAIPIILFGRAYWERVIDFNFLADEGTISDADLQLFSYADTPEEAWGKILSFHAEPPPAAVRPTIDPPPTG; encoded by the coding sequence ATGACGATCGATCCTGCGGAAAATCAGGCGGCGATTCTTCGCTCGTCGAGCTATCGACTGGCACAAGACGACATCGAACTCTTGGCCCGGCCGGAGCTGCGGCCGGTGCGGATGCAGTTGGAATTGCTCAAGCCGGAATTGCTGCTGGAATCGGAGCAGGTGCGATCGACGATCGTCGTTTACGGCAGCACTCAAGTCGTCGAGCGCGAGCGGGCCGAAGAACGCGCTGCTCGCGCTCGGGCCGCGGCCGCGGCCAGCTCCGGCGATGCGGAGTTGGAGCGAGAAATCGTGCGCAGCGAACGGCTCTTGGCCAAGTCGAACTACTACGATGCCGCTCGCGAGTTTGCTCGAATCGTCTCGACCAGTTGCCAGATCGACGGCCTTTGCGACTACGTCATCGTCACCGGCGGCGGACCGGGAATCATGGAAGCGGCCAACCGCGGCGCTTTCGATGTCGATGCGAGATCGATCGGACTCAATATCAGTTTGCCGCACGAGCAGGCGCCGAACCCGTATGTCACGCCCAACTTGTGCTTCCAGTTCCACTATTTCGCCCTGCGGAAGATGCACTTCCTGTTGCGGGCGAAAGCGCTGGTGGCATTTCCGGGCGGATTCGGCACACTCGACGAGATGTTCGACGCTCTGACGCTCCGCCAGACCCGCCGCATGCAAGCCATTCCGATCATCCTGTTCGGGCGGGCTTATTGGGAGCGCGTGATCGATTTCAATTTTCTAGCCGACGAAGGAACGATCTCCGACGCCGATTTGCAACTTTTTTCATATGCGGACACGCCGGAGGAAGCGTGGGGCAAGATTCTCAGCTTTCACGCCGAACCGCCCCCCGCCGCGGTGCGCCCCACGATCGACCCGCCGCCGACAGGTTAG
- the metF gene encoding methylenetetrahydrofolate reductase [NAD(P)H], with the protein MQVHEAYGDGRFGLSFELYPPKTPAGDATLFRHLDELMAFAPSFVTCTYGAGGSTRHKTLEIVAEVRRRYGCTVASHLTCVGSTVEQLRSYLSEAHGKRVENIVALRGDPPKGDAAFCAVAGGFCYASELVAMIRREFPEFGIAVAGYPETHQEAASSEADLENLKRKVDAGASVVITQLFYDNADLLRFRDRCRRLGIVAPIVPGILPVTNFAQIRRIASLCGAQLPKKFLAALEAATSDDEQFEVGVEFATRQVRELLDADVPGLHFYVLNQSPAAVRVLQAVGISGS; encoded by the coding sequence ATGCAAGTTCATGAGGCGTATGGCGATGGCCGATTCGGGCTGTCGTTCGAGTTGTATCCGCCCAAGACGCCGGCCGGCGACGCGACCTTGTTTCGCCATCTCGACGAGTTGATGGCGTTCGCTCCAAGCTTTGTCACCTGCACCTACGGTGCCGGCGGCTCGACACGGCACAAAACGCTCGAAATCGTCGCCGAAGTGCGCCGCCGCTACGGTTGCACCGTCGCCTCGCATCTGACGTGCGTTGGCTCGACGGTCGAGCAGTTGCGATCGTATCTGAGCGAGGCCCATGGAAAGAGGGTTGAAAACATCGTTGCCTTGCGCGGCGATCCGCCAAAGGGCGACGCGGCGTTTTGCGCTGTTGCCGGCGGATTTTGCTATGCCAGCGAGCTGGTCGCCATGATTCGCCGCGAGTTTCCAGAATTTGGAATTGCCGTGGCCGGCTATCCGGAAACGCATCAGGAAGCCGCGAGTTCCGAAGCCGATCTCGAAAATCTCAAGCGAAAAGTCGATGCCGGCGCCTCGGTGGTGATCACGCAATTGTTTTACGACAATGCCGACCTGCTTCGGTTTCGCGATCGCTGCCGGCGGCTTGGGATCGTGGCGCCGATTGTGCCGGGTATCTTGCCGGTGACGAATTTCGCGCAAATCCGCCGTATCGCTTCGCTTTGCGGAGCCCAGCTTCCCAAGAAATTCTTGGCGGCGCTGGAAGCGGCCACAAGCGATGACGAACAGTTCGAAGTGGGCGTCGAGTTCGCGACCCGGCAAGTGCGAGAATTGCTCGACGCCGACGTGCCTGGTTTGCATTTCTACGTCCTGAACCAGTCGCCGGCTGCCGTCCGCGTTTTGCAAGCCGTCGGAATCAGCGGCAGTTGA
- a CDS encoding sigma-70 family RNA polymerase sigma factor — protein MNVLEEIEEPLGYAGECGSCATALLEADSTGGLQADVLPLESSAEETPLVATVRRAQAGDREALGELMERYERAVYAIALRRLNNHAEAQELCQEVFVQALEKLAQLREPAAFGGWLRSIANRMAINRAIRRGPRLSAEPESLEASCVEHRTPLGNVLASEAESQVRAGLDRLGALDRQTLVAFYMNGRSLVQMSDDFASPVGTIKRRLHVARKRLAQELAEMGP, from the coding sequence ATGAACGTCTTGGAAGAAATCGAAGAGCCTTTGGGATACGCCGGCGAGTGCGGCTCGTGCGCTACCGCTTTGCTCGAAGCAGATTCGACCGGCGGGCTACAGGCCGACGTTCTGCCGCTCGAGTCGTCGGCCGAGGAAACGCCGCTCGTGGCGACCGTGCGCCGGGCCCAAGCGGGCGACCGCGAGGCACTCGGCGAATTGATGGAACGCTACGAGCGGGCCGTCTACGCGATCGCGCTGCGCCGGTTGAATAACCACGCCGAGGCGCAAGAACTTTGCCAGGAGGTGTTCGTGCAGGCGCTCGAGAAGCTCGCGCAATTGCGCGAGCCGGCGGCGTTCGGCGGCTGGTTGCGGTCGATCGCCAACCGCATGGCGATCAACCGGGCCATTCGCCGCGGTCCGCGATTGTCGGCCGAGCCGGAATCGCTCGAAGCTTCGTGCGTCGAGCACCGCACGCCGCTGGGCAACGTGCTGGCTTCGGAAGCTGAGTCGCAGGTGCGGGCCGGGCTGGATCGCCTAGGTGCGCTCGATCGGCAGACGCTGGTGGCGTTCTACATGAACGGCCGGTCACTAGTGCAGATGAGCGACGATTTCGCCTCCCCGGTGGGAACGATCAAGCGCCGGCTGCACGTGGCTCGGAAGCGGCTGGCCCAGGAGTTGGCCGAGATGGGGCCGTGA
- a CDS encoding glucuronate isomerase, with amino-acid sequence MSFQLRQRLFDALDAIVLIDPHTHIDPHQPAGRTLTDILGYHYYTELIHSAGVSRSEVERPGSDPKERFGRLVEGLAPLENTIQYSWLIELAQSLFGFQGDRLTPANWEPLYDEAARRMDAPNWPQEVLQKSKIEAVFLTNDFDDPLTGFDTKTYVPCLRTDDLVFHLDKPAVRERLERASGVAVTDEKSLRDAIGRLFEHFVKNGARACAISLPPDFIALNPFGEKNATIPPLPKAVQAVWHSTGERRVPFIPGYATTVVTYFVFWTLAEYCQEFHLPFDLMIGVNRGVYEGGVHQGRDLYDSRVSLIQYKQLFNAFPRVTFPISVLASVTNQELTSYAWIFPNVVTNGHWWYSNTPTFVEHDLSARLEAVPATKQVGYYSDMYKLEFALPKFAMYKRLLAKVLAERFVVDRGWSEERAVDLGRQVLRGNVERVFYGAGEAG; translated from the coding sequence ATGTCTTTCCAGCTTCGCCAACGACTTTTCGACGCCCTCGATGCGATCGTGCTCATCGATCCGCATACGCATATCGATCCGCATCAGCCGGCCGGGCGAACCTTGACCGATATCCTCGGCTATCACTACTACACCGAGTTGATCCATTCCGCCGGCGTGTCGCGGAGTGAAGTCGAACGGCCGGGCTCGGATCCCAAGGAGCGGTTCGGCCGGTTGGTCGAAGGGCTTGCGCCGCTGGAAAACACGATCCAATACAGTTGGCTCATCGAGTTGGCCCAATCGCTTTTCGGCTTCCAGGGGGATCGGCTCACGCCGGCCAACTGGGAACCGCTGTACGACGAAGCCGCGCGGCGGATGGATGCGCCCAACTGGCCGCAAGAGGTTTTGCAAAAAAGCAAAATCGAAGCCGTGTTTCTGACGAACGATTTCGACGATCCGTTGACCGGTTTCGACACGAAAACGTACGTCCCCTGTCTGCGGACCGACGATCTGGTGTTTCACCTCGACAAACCGGCGGTGCGCGAGCGATTGGAGCGGGCGAGCGGAGTTGCGGTCACCGACGAGAAATCCCTCCGCGACGCAATCGGGCGGCTGTTCGAGCATTTTGTCAAAAACGGCGCGCGAGCGTGCGCGATCTCCTTGCCGCCGGACTTCATCGCGCTCAACCCCTTCGGCGAAAAAAATGCGACGATCCCGCCGTTGCCGAAGGCCGTGCAAGCCGTGTGGCATTCGACCGGCGAGCGGCGCGTGCCGTTCATTCCTGGGTATGCGACCACCGTCGTGACCTATTTCGTTTTCTGGACACTGGCCGAGTATTGCCAGGAATTCCACCTGCCCTTCGATTTGATGATCGGAGTGAATCGCGGCGTTTATGAAGGGGGCGTGCATCAAGGCCGCGATCTTTACGACAGCCGCGTGTCGCTGATCCAATACAAGCAGCTATTCAACGCATTTCCGCGAGTCACGTTTCCCATCTCGGTTCTGGCGAGCGTCACCAATCAGGAGCTCACCAGCTACGCTTGGATCTTTCCCAATGTCGTCACCAACGGGCATTGGTGGTATTCCAACACGCCGACGTTTGTCGAGCATGATCTTTCGGCCCGGCTCGAAGCCGTGCCCGCGACGAAGCAAGTCGGCTACTATAGCGATATGTACAAGCTGGAATTCGCGCTCCCGAAATTCGCGATGTACAAGCGGCTGCTGGCGAAAGTGCTAGCGGAACGGTTTGTCGTCGATCGCGGTTGGAGCGAAGAACGGGCAGTCGATTTAGGGCGGCAGGTGTTGCGGGGGAATGTGGAACGGGTGTTTTATGGGGCGGGGGAGGCGGGGTGA
- the lptB gene encoding LPS export ABC transporter ATP-binding protein — protein sequence MPILQVEGLVKIYGRRRVVDGVNFNVEPGEVVGLLGPNGAGKTTSFRMACGMIEPNAGKVTLNGIDVTNWPMYRRARDGGMGYLPQDVSVFRKLSVEHNLLAVMEMLGMGAAERRQRCEELMVRFGITHIRKSTAMLISGGEKRRLELARSLVSNPKIILLDEPFTGIDPVTINEIQKIIRGLRENGIAILITDHRERETLAITDRSYVILAGKVLCHGSAEEVLNNPDARKYYFGEGPD from the coding sequence ATGCCGATTTTGCAAGTCGAAGGATTGGTGAAGATCTACGGGCGGCGGCGGGTCGTCGATGGCGTCAATTTCAATGTCGAGCCCGGAGAAGTCGTCGGCCTTCTTGGTCCGAACGGGGCGGGCAAGACCACCAGCTTCCGCATGGCCTGCGGCATGATCGAGCCCAATGCCGGCAAGGTCACGCTGAACGGCATCGACGTGACCAATTGGCCCATGTACCGCCGCGCCCGCGACGGCGGAATGGGATATCTCCCGCAAGACGTAAGCGTGTTTCGCAAGCTTTCGGTCGAGCATAATCTGCTGGCCGTGATGGAAATGCTCGGCATGGGTGCCGCCGAGCGGCGGCAAAGGTGCGAAGAGCTGATGGTCCGTTTCGGCATCACGCACATTCGCAAATCGACGGCGATGCTCATCTCCGGCGGCGAGAAGCGGCGGCTCGAATTGGCCCGTTCGCTGGTGTCGAACCCCAAAATCATTTTGCTCGACGAACCCTTTACCGGCATCGACCCGGTGACGATCAACGAGATTCAAAAAATCATTCGCGGCCTGCGCGAAAACGGCATCGCCATTTTGATCACCGACCACCGCGAGCGCGAAACGCTGGCGATCACCGATCGCAGCTACGTAATCCTCGCGGGCAAAGTGCTCTGCCACGGCTCGGCCGAAGAGGTGCTTAACAATCCTGACGCCCGCAAATACTACTTCGGCGAAGGCCCAGATTGA
- the lepB gene encoding signal peptidase I: protein MNPPKHKTGSAGRPVAGRAEVSGIPQTPGWSRTLRETIESIAIAFMLAFLFRTFEAEAFVIPTGSMAPTLMGKHLDIACPKCGFEYRVGAPHDDEEDPSRAVPAARDADLANTCVCPNCGYTLDFAHMNPSERASYVYYNGDRILVSKFVYDFSPPARWDVIVFKYPEDAKTNYIKRLVGLPNDLVRIRDGDIAVSHDNGKTFVYQPRSPGKLRSMLQMVFDDDHAFRPFVEKGWPAALQGEGRDAAAWTAVASNSKERYGPTAFITAGKLPSGAPAEAWLRYYHYVPNEQDWSRFQHGQKLSFIAPSGEQYPQPQPITDSNPYDTPFRDQLGNPSPVDDLAIEFQVDVQQTQGKLALELIKQGQPFRCLLDLAAGSAEMEIPGWNQKTPPRAATGGISRTGSHQILFANVDHQITLLVDDKKVEFDPPAVWSDVAPGNASVGSPAAIGSMGAPLQINHFRILRDIFYTYDTGRFRDDQAPQGWPTDVHPWSCFPPEGIDKLRQAGADVREYDQYFFLGDNQFFTLGDNTRLSQDGRFWSPLHFVDRRLLIGKALVIYWPHSFDRVSIFGHEVPFPYWPNFSRMGFVR from the coding sequence ATGAATCCGCCAAAACATAAAACCGGTTCCGCCGGCCGCCCTGTGGCAGGTCGGGCCGAGGTCAGCGGCATACCGCAAACGCCGGGCTGGTCGCGCACGTTGCGGGAAACGATCGAATCGATCGCCATCGCGTTCATGCTGGCGTTCTTGTTCCGCACGTTCGAAGCCGAGGCATTTGTCATTCCCACCGGCTCGATGGCCCCGACGCTGATGGGCAAGCATTTGGACATCGCCTGTCCGAAATGCGGATTCGAATACCGCGTCGGCGCTCCGCACGACGATGAAGAAGACCCGAGCCGGGCCGTGCCTGCTGCTCGCGACGCCGATCTGGCCAACACATGCGTTTGCCCGAATTGCGGATACACGCTCGATTTCGCACATATGAACCCGTCGGAGCGGGCGAGCTACGTCTACTACAACGGCGATCGCATCTTGGTCAGCAAATTTGTCTACGATTTCAGCCCGCCGGCGCGATGGGATGTGATCGTGTTCAAATATCCGGAAGACGCCAAGACAAATTACATCAAGCGACTCGTCGGCTTGCCAAACGACTTGGTGCGGATCCGCGACGGGGATATCGCCGTCAGCCACGACAACGGCAAAACGTTTGTCTATCAGCCGCGCAGCCCGGGCAAATTGCGATCGATGTTGCAAATGGTGTTCGACGACGACCATGCGTTTCGGCCGTTCGTTGAAAAAGGTTGGCCTGCGGCGCTGCAAGGCGAAGGGCGCGACGCGGCAGCATGGACCGCCGTGGCGAGCAACTCCAAGGAACGGTATGGCCCCACGGCATTCATCACGGCCGGCAAACTGCCGAGCGGCGCGCCCGCCGAGGCATGGCTGCGTTATTACCACTATGTTCCCAACGAGCAGGATTGGAGCCGTTTTCAACACGGCCAGAAGCTGTCGTTTATAGCCCCGTCGGGCGAGCAGTATCCGCAGCCGCAACCGATCACCGACAGCAATCCCTACGATACGCCGTTTCGCGATCAACTCGGCAATCCAAGCCCGGTCGACGATTTGGCGATCGAGTTTCAAGTCGACGTGCAGCAGACTCAGGGCAAGCTGGCATTGGAGTTGATCAAGCAAGGCCAGCCGTTCCGTTGCCTGCTCGACCTGGCGGCAGGCAGCGCGGAGATGGAAATTCCCGGCTGGAATCAAAAGACGCCGCCGCGAGCGGCAACCGGCGGCATTTCGCGCACCGGCAGCCACCAAATTCTGTTTGCGAATGTCGACCATCAGATTACGCTTCTGGTCGACGACAAAAAGGTCGAATTCGATCCGCCGGCCGTTTGGAGCGACGTGGCGCCGGGCAATGCATCGGTCGGCTCGCCGGCGGCCATTGGCTCGATGGGCGCGCCGCTGCAAATCAATCACTTCCGCATCCTGCGCGACATTTTTTACACCTACGACACAGGTCGATTTCGCGATGATCAGGCGCCCCAGGGATGGCCGACCGATGTTCATCCCTGGAGTTGCTTTCCGCCCGAGGGCATCGACAAGCTGCGGCAGGCCGGGGCCGACGTTCGCGAATACGATCAGTATTTCTTTCTCGGCGACAACCAGTTTTTCACGCTCGGCGACAACACCCGGCTTAGCCAGGACGGCCGGTTTTGGTCGCCGCTGCATTTCGTCGATCGGCGGCTGTTGATCGGCAAGGCGCTGGTGATTTATTGGCCGCATTCCTTCGACCGCGTGTCGATATTCGGCCATGAAGTTCCATTTCCCTACTGGCCCAATTTCAGCCGAATGGGGTTTGTGCGGTAG